In a single window of the Raphanus sativus cultivar WK10039 chromosome 9, ASM80110v3, whole genome shotgun sequence genome:
- the LOC108824752 gene encoding uncharacterized protein LOC108824752, whose protein sequence is MRLLAGLTDDAAKELQSFSKWILDIGDGKINLHNDGQVEIDIPSDLLIKNSGEDSIETMAKELPGEEKVYLSSDSIIPSDVDVEENVVYSPEFLNSVKVVGLPRHYLKLKVGAHIMCLYNMDLADDLCNGNRLTVTQLLSHVIKGRIITGNTIAGDKVWIPRMYVIPPDTMFPFRMRRRQFPVTLAFAMAINKSQGQTLESVDLFLPRPVFSHGQLYVALSRVKSRAGLKILITGRMGNDEYEDR, encoded by the exons ATGAGATTGCTCGCTGGTCTTACTGATGATGCAGCAAAAGAGCTTCAATCCTTTTCAAAATGGATTTTGGATATTGGAgatggaaaaataaatttgcATAACGACGGTCAAGTTGAGATTGACATACCTTCTGATTTGCTGATAAAAAATAGTGGAGAAGATTCTATTGAGACTATGGCAaaagag TTGCCAG GTGAAGAGAAGGTTTACCTTAGCTCTGACAGTATTATCCCATCCGATGTTGACGTAGAAGAAAATGTAGTATATTCTCCAGAGTTTTTGAACAGTGTTAAAGTGGTTGGACTGCCTAGACATTATTTGAAGCTGAAGGTTGGTGCTCATATTATGTGTCTCTATAACATGGATCTTGCAGATGACTTATGCAATGGTAATAGGCTAACTGTTACTCAGTTACTATCCCATGTGATAAAAGGTAGAATTATAACCGGAAACACTATTGCTGGAGACAAAGTCTGGATTCCTAGAATGTATGTCATCCCACCTGACACAATGTTTCCCTTCAGAATGCGTCGAAGACAGTTTCCCGTTACATTGGCTTTCGCGATGGCCATCAACAAAAGCCAAGGTCAAACACTAGAAAGTGTTGATTTGTTTCTGCCTAGGCCAGTGTTCTCTCATGGTCAGCTCTACGTTGCACTTTCAAGAGTTAAGTCGAGAGCTggattaaaaattctaataactG GGAGG ATGGGTAATGATGAGTATGAAGATCGATAG